A portion of the Cellulophaga algicola DSM 14237 genome contains these proteins:
- a CDS encoding tetratricopeptide repeat protein yields MESVHRDRGIQLLELGRTKDAITYFKKAITEDHQDWTSKFYLAICYLNEKQLDEAEAISDSLLHDTPNDANIFYLKAKIKLQQDDFSESQKFIDMAIAINPYDADYFGLKAGLLLQKKKFNEGLAAVSEGLKIDAKNAYCLNLRAQILTKLNRIPEANQTVEDILYDNPEDSYSHANVGWVELENGNHKKALEHFKQALQFDPNFEYAREGMTTALKSKNPIYRWYLKYSFWMAKQSSKNQWVFIIGLYVAYRVAVSLLDSAGLSYVAIPLIVAYLLFALGGWIMEPLSNTILNFDKYGKFLLNKNEKISGMVFGGLALLGLISITLFYAFGIQYGLTLGIAFICALIPLPGALLLQKKKPRIFGIAYGCAMILVALICPLFTTLLFTQLAVFIMMVAYTWIGNIGK; encoded by the coding sequence ATGGAGTCCGTGCATAGAGATAGAGGAATTCAATTGCTCGAATTAGGACGCACAAAAGATGCTATAACCTATTTTAAGAAAGCAATTACCGAAGATCATCAAGATTGGACTAGTAAGTTTTATTTAGCAATTTGCTATTTGAATGAAAAACAACTAGACGAAGCAGAAGCAATTTCGGATAGCTTATTACATGACACCCCTAATGATGCTAATATTTTTTATTTAAAGGCGAAAATTAAGTTACAACAAGATGATTTTTCAGAATCGCAAAAATTCATCGACATGGCGATTGCCATAAACCCATATGACGCAGATTATTTTGGCCTTAAAGCGGGGTTATTACTTCAAAAGAAAAAATTTAATGAAGGTTTAGCAGCAGTAAGTGAAGGCTTAAAAATCGATGCAAAAAATGCATATTGTTTAAATCTAAGAGCGCAAATACTTACAAAACTCAATAGAATCCCTGAGGCCAACCAAACTGTTGAAGATATTTTATATGACAATCCAGAAGACAGCTATTCGCACGCAAATGTGGGTTGGGTAGAATTAGAAAATGGAAATCACAAAAAAGCTTTAGAACATTTTAAACAAGCTTTACAGTTTGATCCTAATTTTGAATATGCACGTGAAGGGATGACAACTGCCTTAAAAAGTAAAAACCCCATTTACAGATGGTATTTAAAGTATTCTTTTTGGATGGCAAAACAGTCATCAAAAAACCAATGGGTATTTATTATTGGCTTGTATGTTGCTTATAGAGTAGCTGTTAGCTTATTAGATAGTGCAGGCTTATCCTATGTAGCCATACCGTTAATTGTAGCATACCTCCTTTTTGCTCTTGGTGGATGGATCATGGAGCCCTTATCTAATACGATTCTTAATTTTGATAAATACGGGAAGTTTTTACTTAATAAAAATGAAAAAATCAGCGGTATGGTTTTCGGCGGATTAGCACTATTAGGCCTAATCTCCATCACTTTATTTTACGCATTTGGCATTCAATACGGCCTAACATTAGGCATCGCGTTTATCTGTGCCCTAATTCCGTTACCAGGAGCACTTCTCCTCCAAAAAAAGAAGCCAAGAATCTTCGGAATTGCTTATGGATGTGCAATGATACTTGTAGCCTTGATTTGCCCTTTATTCACCACATTACTATTCACGCAATTAGCCGTTTTTATAATGATGGTTGCCTATACTTGGATTGGTAATATTGGAAAATAA
- a CDS encoding ATP-binding protein gives MLESLLEALNFSPNNIPLKLQIAKLYMQNGDFDNAEKQLYGCIDLDSTHTDAKYELANCFYKQGKTSAAEVLLEEITKNSNNITYLELLCYCQLNQDNYNDAQDTYKDILTIDPSYLNEDFDRKLKITTTSSFDEIDDEFADNDAISFMKKPDVSFKDIGGMQNVKKEISLKIIKPLEHKDLYKAYGKKIGGGILLYGPPGCGKTHLARATAGEINANFINVGINDILDMWIGSSERNLHEIFETARENTPCVIFIDEIDALGANRNDMNKNSGRTVINQFLAELDGIDADNDGILVIGATNAPWYLDPAFRRPGRFDRIIFVSPPDVEAREEIFTIQLKDKPIETIDYSSLAKVTKEFSGADIKATIDVAIESKLEEAFKDGIPKPLSTKDILKAAKKMKSSTKEWFSSAKNYALYSNDGGLYDEILTYLNIKK, from the coding sequence ATGCTTGAAAGTTTATTAGAGGCCTTAAATTTTTCTCCAAATAATATTCCCTTAAAATTACAAATTGCCAAACTGTATATGCAAAATGGCGATTTTGATAATGCCGAGAAACAACTTTATGGGTGTATCGATTTAGATAGTACGCATACTGATGCAAAATACGAACTGGCTAATTGTTTTTACAAACAAGGAAAAACCTCAGCAGCAGAAGTGCTTTTAGAAGAAATAACTAAAAATTCTAATAATATCACCTATTTAGAATTACTGTGTTATTGCCAGTTGAACCAAGATAATTACAATGATGCGCAAGACACGTACAAAGACATATTAACCATAGATCCTTCCTATTTAAATGAAGATTTTGATCGGAAGCTCAAAATAACCACTACGTCTTCTTTTGATGAAATTGATGATGAATTTGCAGATAATGATGCTATTTCTTTTATGAAAAAGCCAGACGTTAGCTTCAAAGATATTGGGGGTATGCAAAATGTGAAAAAAGAAATTTCACTAAAAATCATTAAACCTCTTGAACATAAAGATTTATATAAAGCATACGGGAAAAAAATAGGAGGCGGTATATTACTTTATGGTCCTCCCGGATGCGGTAAAACACACTTAGCAAGAGCTACGGCCGGTGAGATCAACGCCAACTTTATTAACGTAGGAATTAATGATATTCTTGATATGTGGATAGGAAGCTCTGAGCGCAACCTACATGAAATATTTGAAACCGCACGAGAAAACACCCCTTGCGTTATATTTATTGATGAAATTGACGCGCTAGGTGCCAATAGAAATGATATGAATAAAAATTCTGGACGAACGGTAATCAACCAGTTTTTGGCAGAATTAGACGGTATTGACGCAGATAATGATGGGATTTTGGTCATTGGAGCCACTAATGCACCATGGTATTTAGACCCTGCTTTTAGAAGACCTGGCCGTTTTGACCGTATCATTTTTGTTTCTCCTCCAGATGTTGAGGCAAGAGAGGAGATTTTTACCATTCAATTGAAAGATAAGCCTATAGAAACCATCGACTATTCTTCATTAGCAAAAGTTACTAAAGAATTTTCAGGAGCAGATATTAAAGCGACTATAGATGTTGCTATTGAAAGTAAATTAGAAGAAGCCTTCAAAGACGGTATCCCAAAACCCCTATCTACAAAAGATATTTTAAAAGCCGCCAAAAAAATGAAATCCAGCACCAAAGAATGGTTTAGTTCTGCTAAAAATTATGCCTTATACTCCAATGATGGCGGTTTGTATGATGAAATATTGACCTATTTAAACATCAAAAAATAA
- the hemF gene encoding oxygen-dependent coproporphyrinogen oxidase: MKDKFYTYIQKLQDTITSKLQEVDGSVKFQEDLWERPEGGGGRTRVIENGAVFEKGGVNISEVHGALPESMQKYFGVEDADFFACGLSLVLHPKNPMVPTVHANWRYFEMYDKEGNIVDQWFGGGQDLTPYYLFEEDATHFHSVCKKACDAHNPNFYTTYKKRCDEYFWNTHRDEGRGIGGLFFDYCKVTEEMKMEDWFNFVSEVGNSFLDAYVPIVIKHKDADYSAEQRKWQEIRRGRYVEFNLVHDKGTLFGLKTNGRIESILMSLPPHVQWVYDHQPEAGSEEEKLINVLKNPKDWV; encoded by the coding sequence ATGAAAGATAAGTTTTACACGTATATTCAAAAATTACAAGACACTATCACTTCTAAATTGCAAGAAGTAGATGGTTCCGTTAAGTTTCAGGAAGACCTCTGGGAGCGGCCAGAAGGTGGCGGTGGCAGAACACGCGTCATTGAAAATGGTGCGGTTTTTGAAAAAGGCGGCGTAAATATCTCTGAAGTACATGGTGCCTTACCAGAGAGTATGCAAAAATATTTTGGGGTCGAAGATGCTGATTTTTTCGCCTGCGGCTTAAGTTTAGTTCTCCATCCTAAAAACCCTATGGTCCCCACAGTTCATGCAAACTGGCGCTATTTTGAAATGTATGACAAAGAAGGTAACATTGTAGACCAATGGTTTGGTGGTGGTCAAGATTTAACCCCTTATTATCTTTTTGAGGAAGATGCTACCCATTTTCATTCCGTTTGCAAAAAAGCCTGTGATGCACATAACCCTAACTTTTACACTACATACAAGAAAAGGTGTGACGAGTACTTCTGGAATACTCATAGAGATGAAGGCCGTGGTATAGGAGGACTCTTTTTTGATTATTGCAAAGTTACCGAAGAAATGAAAATGGAGGATTGGTTTAATTTTGTAAGCGAAGTAGGAAATAGTTTTTTAGATGCTTATGTACCTATCGTTATAAAACATAAAGATGCGGACTATAGCGCAGAACAACGCAAATGGCAAGAGATTCGCCGTGGTCGTTATGTAGAGTTCAACCTAGTACATGATAAAGGCACCTTATTCGGTTTAAAAACAAATGGGCGTATTGAAAGTATTCTTATGAGCCTACCTCCACACGTTCAATGGGTTTATGATCATCAGCCAGAAGCAGGCAGTGAAGAAGAAAAATTGATAAATGTGCTTAAAAACCCGAAGGATTGGGTTTAG
- a CDS encoding GNAT family N-acetyltransferase, whose product MLEREIYTIEPIAIKDSWRLCNFAVANADRLKRYFPKTLAHNLTPNLSEVFVSQKVKELEAKTEFLFTLKEKETRTIIGLIYVKKIDKALKQAELAYCIGYDYEGKGIISKTVRYISNWAHEELGLTILQIITHKTNIGSVKVAENNKYTWIKTLPKEHTPPNEAPLDMELYELHYER is encoded by the coding sequence ATGTTAGAGCGCGAAATTTACACTATAGAACCCATTGCAATTAAAGATTCATGGCGCCTTTGTAATTTTGCTGTAGCAAACGCTGATCGATTAAAACGATATTTTCCCAAAACCTTAGCGCATAATCTTACCCCAAATCTTTCGGAAGTATTCGTTAGCCAAAAAGTAAAAGAATTAGAAGCTAAAACCGAATTCCTTTTTACCTTAAAAGAAAAAGAAACTAGAACCATAATCGGTTTAATCTATGTCAAAAAAATTGATAAAGCATTAAAGCAGGCAGAACTGGCCTATTGTATTGGCTATGATTATGAAGGTAAAGGAATTATTTCTAAAACCGTACGGTATATTTCTAACTGGGCACATGAAGAATTAGGATTAACTATTTTACAGATTATAACACACAAAACCAATATTGGCAGTGTAAAGGTTGCAGAGAACAATAAGTACACCTGGATAAAAACACTTCCAAAAGAACACACTCCGCCTAACGAAGCCCCTTTAGACATGGAGCTCTATGAATTACATTATGAAAGATAA
- a CDS encoding EI24 domain-containing protein → MFKNILLGIKSYSGTFSLMKELKLWKYFFIPMVISLITAALIGVAAWSLSSSFGEFIATLWVWDFGKETFTSVSTLFSGLIILVIGFILYKHIVMALSAPFMSPVSEKIEAHLTGIESHEHQKTSFNEQLWRGIKLNIRNLGKELLYTVPLLLLKIIPVVNIFSAIALFLLQAYYAGFGSMDYTLERHFNYKDSIRFVRKNRGAAIGNGIIFMLFLFIPVIGIILVLPLSVTAASIKTVGIIKQKEIEEHTKKNIIA, encoded by the coding sequence ATGTTTAAGAATATTCTGTTAGGTATAAAATCTTATTCTGGTACCTTTAGCCTCATGAAAGAGCTTAAACTCTGGAAATATTTTTTTATTCCAATGGTCATTAGCTTAATCACTGCAGCCCTAATAGGAGTAGCCGCATGGAGTTTATCGAGCAGTTTTGGCGAATTTATTGCAACACTATGGGTTTGGGATTTTGGTAAAGAAACATTTACATCTGTTTCTACATTGTTTAGTGGTCTAATTATATTAGTAATTGGCTTTATTCTCTATAAACATATTGTAATGGCGTTATCTGCACCATTTATGAGTCCTGTTTCAGAAAAAATTGAAGCCCACTTAACAGGTATAGAAAGCCATGAGCATCAGAAAACCTCTTTTAATGAGCAGTTATGGCGTGGAATTAAACTTAATATTCGGAACCTTGGCAAAGAACTCTTATATACAGTACCCTTACTTTTACTTAAAATAATACCTGTAGTAAATATTTTCTCGGCTATAGCACTATTCCTTTTACAAGCATATTATGCAGGTTTTGGAAGTATGGATTACACCTTAGAGCGGCATTTTAACTACAAAGACAGTATACGTTTCGTTAGAAAAAATAGAGGAGCCGCAATTGGTAATGGTATAATTTTTATGCTGTTCTTATTTATTCCTGTTATTGGCATCATTTTAGTACTTCCACTTTCTGTAACAGCAGCTTCAATTAAAACAGTTGGTATAATTAAACAAAAAGAAATAGAAGAACATACTAAAAAAAATATAATAGCATAA
- the hemE gene encoding uroporphyrinogen decarboxylase, whose product MIKNDLFLRALKGEIVERPPVWMMRQAGRYLPEFMEIKKEYDFFTRCQTPDLASEITVQPIRRFGMDAAILFSDILVIPQAMNIEVQMKPDFGPYLPNPIRTQKDVDAVIVPDVDVALDYVMKAIKATKEKLNNEIPLIGFAGSPWTILCYCVQGQGSKNFDKAKEFCFMQPLAAHQLLQKITDTTIAYLKAKVKAGVNAVQIFDSWGGMLSPTDYTEFSWNYIQQIIDALKEETPVIVFGKGCWFALGDMAKSGAAALGVDWTCSARNARYLTGGNITLQGNFDPSRLLSPPADIKRMVTQMINEFGKDKYVVNLGHGILPNVPVDNARAFIDAVKEYKG is encoded by the coding sequence ATGATAAAAAACGATTTATTCTTACGTGCATTAAAAGGAGAGATAGTAGAACGCCCACCAGTATGGATGATGCGTCAAGCGGGTAGGTATTTACCAGAATTTATGGAAATTAAAAAAGAGTATGATTTCTTTACCCGTTGTCAGACTCCAGATTTAGCCTCTGAAATTACGGTACAACCAATTCGACGATTCGGTATGGATGCCGCTATATTGTTTTCTGATATTTTGGTGATACCACAAGCAATGAATATAGAAGTTCAAATGAAACCAGATTTTGGACCTTACCTACCCAACCCTATTCGCACCCAGAAAGATGTTGATGCTGTTATAGTCCCGGACGTAGACGTAGCTCTAGACTACGTAATGAAGGCGATTAAAGCTACGAAAGAGAAATTAAATAACGAAATACCTTTAATTGGTTTTGCGGGCTCTCCATGGACTATTCTATGTTATTGTGTACAAGGACAAGGAAGTAAGAATTTTGATAAAGCTAAGGAGTTTTGTTTTATGCAACCTCTTGCTGCCCATCAATTATTACAAAAAATTACGGATACCACGATTGCTTATTTAAAAGCTAAAGTAAAGGCTGGTGTAAATGCAGTACAAATATTTGATTCTTGGGGAGGCATGCTTTCACCTACAGATTATACTGAATTCTCTTGGAACTATATTCAACAAATTATTGATGCTTTAAAAGAAGAAACTCCTGTCATTGTTTTTGGTAAAGGATGTTGGTTTGCTTTAGGTGATATGGCAAAATCTGGAGCAGCAGCGTTAGGCGTAGACTGGACTTGTTCTGCTAGAAACGCACGTTACTTAACTGGTGGAAACATTACGTTACAAGGAAATTTTGATCCTTCTCGCCTATTATCCCCTCCTGCAGATATAAAAAGAATGGTTACGCAGATGATTAATGAATTTGGAAAAGACAAATATGTAGTTAATCTTGGCCATGGAATATTACCCAATGTGCCTGTAGACAATGCTAGAGCATTCATAGATGCAGTAAAAGAATATAAAGGCTAA
- a CDS encoding potassium channel family protein yields the protein MNKLTKIARMKIIVIGLGNFGMAAAINLSNTNNEVIAVDIDPEKITQIKDQVAHAVAFDAKKESVYNSLPLKNTDLVIIAIGDRNGTAIMSTAIIKKLTNAKIIARASSPIEDTILQAMGVDQIIHPEREFAEKFTKTINLDGSIDNFEVDEDHLVSEIEVPKDLIGISILESKFRENYDLNIVTIIRHQKKKNILGSIYTQKDVLGTPDPKTILQKGDILVVFGKDKNIKRLLK from the coding sequence ATTAATAAATTAACCAAAATTGCTCGTATGAAAATTATAGTTATCGGACTTGGAAATTTTGGAATGGCAGCCGCTATCAATCTTTCAAACACAAACAATGAGGTGATTGCAGTAGATATTGATCCTGAAAAAATCACACAAATAAAAGATCAAGTTGCCCACGCGGTAGCCTTTGATGCAAAAAAAGAATCCGTTTATAATTCACTACCTCTTAAAAATACAGACTTAGTAATTATAGCAATAGGCGATAGAAACGGAACTGCTATTATGAGTACGGCCATTATAAAAAAATTGACCAACGCAAAAATAATTGCGCGCGCTTCATCCCCAATAGAAGATACCATTCTTCAAGCTATGGGTGTAGACCAAATTATACATCCAGAACGAGAATTTGCAGAAAAATTCACAAAAACTATTAATTTGGATGGGAGTATTGATAATTTTGAAGTTGATGAAGATCATTTAGTTTCAGAAATTGAAGTTCCAAAAGACCTAATAGGCATCTCTATATTGGAATCTAAGTTTAGAGAAAATTATGATTTAAATATTGTTACCATTATCAGACATCAAAAGAAAAAAAATATTTTAGGAAGTATATATACCCAAAAAGATGTACTAGGAACACCGGATCCAAAGACAATATTACAAAAAGGTGATATTTTAGTCGTTTTCGGTAAAGATAAAAACATCAAGCGTTTATTAAAATAA
- a CDS encoding TrkH family potassium uptake protein has protein sequence MWNKVRLSSLAVLFLDLGLVIFLIYDFGFKDYQDLRQYKLIVLPTLVLALIVFNLYKYRLFKRQRVSSISPKINLYYLSILVIVEIVTIISDFEISLFDSFFNVRYVIEYGLLIYFFIRISFLVRKIYAIYFNPAILFVGSFAIIALGGTFLLMLPASTLHGISFIDALFTATSATSVTGLIVVDTAKDFTPFGQTIILFLFQLGGLGMLTFTSFFAYFFKSGSSFRESLYMKDIMGNNDELGGIMKKVMQVVAFSLIIEFLGALLIYTSLPEVDKIPNQIFFSIFHAISAYCNAGFSLESMGLHDINLRHNYYLQWVVMALIIFGGLGYHIAYNVIQYLKRFTTNLFRSKNKIFISRVILLNTKIVLYTSLILIVAGTGFFLISEKHTNLLEHTTWFGKLTTALFSSVTARTAGFNTVDYADFSIPGILFMIFLMWIGASPASTGGGIKTTTFAIATLNVFFVAKDQPYIEIGTRRIAAQSVRRAFAIMAISLASIGTGILFLLIFNPEFTLIQIAFEVFSAFSTVGVSMGITASLSSASKIVLIILMFLGRIGLLNLMIGLLKNVSQADYSYPEENILIN, from the coding sequence ATGTGGAATAAAGTTAGATTATCTAGCCTCGCTGTTCTATTTTTAGATCTTGGCTTGGTAATCTTTTTAATTTACGACTTTGGTTTTAAAGACTATCAAGATTTAAGACAGTATAAATTAATTGTACTGCCCACATTAGTATTAGCATTAATTGTATTTAACCTTTATAAGTATCGGCTTTTTAAAAGGCAGCGTGTATCTAGTATTAGCCCTAAGATAAATCTATACTACCTCTCCATACTAGTTATCGTAGAGATTGTAACGATTATTTCTGATTTTGAAATTTCGCTCTTTGATAGTTTTTTCAATGTTCGGTATGTTATTGAGTACGGGCTTTTAATCTACTTTTTTATTCGGATTTCTTTCCTAGTTAGAAAAATATATGCCATTTATTTTAACCCTGCTATCCTATTTGTAGGCAGTTTCGCAATTATCGCATTAGGGGGCACCTTTTTATTAATGCTACCTGCATCTACCCTCCATGGAATATCATTTATAGATGCTTTGTTTACAGCAACAAGCGCAACATCTGTGACCGGATTAATTGTAGTTGACACCGCTAAAGACTTTACTCCTTTTGGACAAACTATTATACTATTTCTTTTTCAATTAGGAGGATTAGGAATGCTCACCTTTACCTCATTTTTCGCCTATTTTTTTAAATCTGGATCTTCTTTTAGAGAAAGCCTCTACATGAAAGATATTATGGGCAATAATGATGAATTAGGCGGTATTATGAAAAAAGTTATGCAGGTAGTCGCATTTTCTTTAATTATTGAATTCTTAGGCGCCCTATTAATTTACACCTCCTTACCTGAAGTAGACAAAATACCCAATCAAATCTTTTTCTCTATATTTCATGCAATATCTGCCTATTGTAATGCTGGTTTTTCTTTAGAATCAATGGGGTTACATGACATTAACCTAAGACATAATTATTATTTGCAATGGGTGGTTATGGCACTTATCATTTTTGGAGGATTAGGGTACCATATTGCCTATAATGTTATTCAATATTTAAAACGCTTTACGACCAATCTCTTTAGATCAAAAAACAAAATTTTTATTTCTAGAGTTATTTTATTAAATACTAAAATTGTTTTATACACCTCGCTTATTTTAATCGTTGCGGGAACCGGATTTTTTTTAATCTCCGAAAAGCACACCAATTTACTAGAACATACCACTTGGTTCGGAAAACTCACCACAGCATTATTTTCATCAGTAACCGCTAGAACAGCAGGGTTTAACACGGTAGATTATGCAGATTTCAGCATTCCAGGAATATTATTTATGATTTTTTTAATGTGGATTGGGGCCTCCCCTGCATCTACAGGAGGGGGTATAAAAACGACTACCTTTGCTATTGCCACTCTTAATGTATTTTTCGTTGCGAAAGACCAGCCTTACATTGAAATAGGTACTAGAAGAATTGCCGCACAATCTGTACGCCGAGCATTTGCAATAATGGCCATTTCATTAGCTAGTATTGGAACAGGAATATTATTTTTGCTCATATTTAATCCTGAATTTACATTAATTCAGATTGCATTTGAGGTGTTTTCCGCATTTAGTACGGTTGGCGTCTCCATGGGTATCACAGCATCTTTATCTAGTGCCAGTAAAATTGTACTTATTATTCTTATGTTCTTAGGCAGAATTGGTCTTTTAAACTTAATGATAGGATTACTGAAAAATGTGAGTCAGGCAGATTATAGTTACCCTGAAGAAAATATATTAATAAATTAA
- the hemC gene encoding hydroxymethylbilane synthase yields MSKIIRIGTRDSELALWQARTVQKQLKEQGYQSVLVPVKSMGDLVLDKPLHELGITGVFTKTLDIAMLKGEIDIAVHSMKDVPTVLPKGIVQAAVLKRGNYMDILAFKHNEEFLSQKEAVIATGSLRRKAQWLNRYPTHEVVDLRGNVQTRADKLEDNDWNGAIFAAAGLERVGLEFENTIGLTWMVPAPAQGAVVVVALEDDEFSKTACAELNHKETEICTTLERKFLNLLEGGCTAPIGALAIIKDTNVSLKGVLLSVDGKKRIEVEFTSKLGKHENLAEACVERVFSRGGKLLMSEIAGVSKKPDVYSTKKLTTEQVARFDTDITVDSEDFIQISLNRIPRLALKATHRNVIITSQNAVEALIASINPDELKFENIYCVGRKTKRLIEKRIGKVTHFENSAKELADYLVDSIEGSTATYFCSNLRLDDLPTILADHKIELTEIEAYSTKKSPLKIDDAIKGVLFYSPSSIESYLQENSTDVIAYCIGDTTAAEAKKHFSKVHISKMPTLESVIDLVNKDYE; encoded by the coding sequence ATGAGTAAGATAATCCGCATTGGAACACGTGATAGTGAACTGGCACTATGGCAAGCAAGAACCGTACAAAAACAATTAAAAGAACAAGGATACCAATCGGTATTAGTACCTGTAAAATCTATGGGTGATTTAGTTTTAGATAAACCACTTCACGAATTAGGGATTACGGGTGTATTTACTAAGACCTTAGATATCGCAATGCTTAAAGGCGAAATTGATATTGCTGTACACTCCATGAAAGATGTGCCTACAGTATTACCTAAAGGTATAGTACAAGCTGCCGTTTTAAAACGTGGCAACTACATGGATATTCTAGCTTTTAAGCATAATGAAGAATTTCTTAGTCAAAAAGAAGCCGTTATTGCAACAGGTAGTTTGCGTAGAAAAGCGCAATGGCTTAACAGATACCCAACACACGAGGTTGTAGACTTACGGGGCAATGTTCAAACAAGAGCAGATAAACTAGAAGATAACGATTGGAATGGCGCAATTTTCGCAGCGGCAGGTTTAGAACGTGTTGGTTTAGAATTTGAAAATACTATAGGTTTAACGTGGATGGTTCCAGCTCCTGCACAGGGCGCAGTAGTTGTAGTTGCACTAGAAGATGATGAATTTTCTAAAACTGCGTGTGCTGAACTAAACCATAAAGAAACGGAAATTTGCACCACTTTAGAGCGTAAATTTTTAAACCTCTTAGAAGGCGGCTGTACTGCTCCTATTGGAGCATTGGCAATAATAAAAGATACCAACGTAAGCTTAAAAGGAGTTTTACTTAGTGTTGACGGAAAAAAGAGGATAGAAGTAGAATTTACCTCTAAGCTTGGCAAACATGAAAATTTAGCAGAGGCCTGTGTAGAACGCGTATTTAGCCGTGGCGGAAAGCTACTCATGAGCGAGATTGCTGGAGTTTCAAAAAAACCAGATGTTTATTCTACCAAAAAACTGACTACAGAACAAGTAGCACGTTTTGATACTGATATCACGGTAGACTCAGAAGATTTTATTCAGATTAGCCTAAATAGAATTCCAAGATTGGCGCTAAAAGCAACGCATAGGAATGTAATTATTACAAGCCAGAATGCTGTTGAAGCACTTATCGCAAGCATTAATCCTGATGAGCTTAAATTTGAAAATATCTATTGCGTAGGTCGCAAAACCAAACGTTTAATAGAAAAACGCATAGGAAAGGTAACCCATTTTGAAAATAGCGCTAAAGAATTAGCCGATTATTTAGTAGACTCCATTGAAGGAAGCACAGCAACTTATTTCTGTAGCAACTTACGCTTGGATGATTTACCAACTATTTTAGCCGATCATAAAATTGAACTTACAGAAATTGAAGCATATAGCACGAAGAAATCACCTTTAAAAATAGATGACGCTATCAAAGGTGTACTATTTTATAGCCCTTCTTCCATAGAAAGCTACCTTCAAGAAAACTCAACAGACGTTATTGCCTATTGTATTGGCGATACTACTGCTGCGGAGGCTAAAAAACATTTCTCAAAAGTTCATATTTCAAAAATGCCTACCTTAGAGTCTGTTATTGACTTAGTTAATAAAGACTACGAGTAA